One Microplitis mediator isolate UGA2020A chromosome 3, iyMicMedi2.1, whole genome shotgun sequence DNA segment encodes these proteins:
- the LOC130664555 gene encoding protein turtle homolog A isoform X2 — protein sequence MIKHGIIFLLLLVLPGWQEALGSVSVRTVEVDIGQNLTIACTDENVSRHPGNYSNVMWVREGRKDGQVRRMKIGSNKALELVNVSLDDAGNYFCTLDNDANAVKTRINIQVKTPPPALHNVWVKPSTILANILWEVAGTGGYPIIDFTAEYRLKPGVGEEPEDWKPIMPTHIPSNSRQIDVYHLEPNTTYLFRVWATNKLGRGEIVQVEGHTHHTVEELELAKHLLAGVENFDTRIWVAAVGIVMGTLMVLGLGTCYLLYRECKAPSIIEKIITFKSAAGGSGSD from the exons ATGATCAAGCACGGGATTATTTTTCTACTGCTCCTTGTATTGccag GATGGCAAGAAGCCTTGGGATCAGTATCAGTCAGAACTGTCGAAGTAGACATCGGACAAAATCTAACGATAGCTTGTACTGATGAAAATGTATCACGTCATCCTggtaattattcaaatgtcaTGTGGGTCCGTGAGGGAAGAAAAGATGGCCAGGTTCGGAGAATGAAAATAGGATCGAATAAAGCACTTGAGCTGGTGAATGTTAGTCTTGATGACGCTGGTAATTACTTCTGTACACTTGACAATGACGCGAATGCTGTTAAAACACGAATTAATATTCAAGTTAAGA CACCTCCGCCAGCACTTCACAATGTCTGGGTCAAACCATCGACGATACTCGCAAATATTTTATGGGAAGTAGCAGGTACTGGTGGTTATCCAATAATTGACTTCACTGCCGAATATCGTCTTAAACCAGGTGTAGGTGAAGAACCTGAAGACTGGAAACCGATTATGCCGACGCACATTCCTTCAAATTct AGACAAATTGACGTTTATCATCTGGAGCCAAACACAACGTACTTGTTTCGCGTATGGGCAACAAATAAACTTGGCCGTGGTGAAATCGTTCAAGTTGAAGGTCATACTCATCACACCGTCGAAGAAttag aGCTGGCGAAACATCTGTTAGCCGGCgtggaaaattttgatacaCGAATCTGGGTAGCGGCGGTAGGAATTGTTATGGGAACACTAATGGTCCTTGGTTTAGGTACATGCTACCTTCTGTATCGTGAGTGCAAGGCACCCT
- the LOC130664555 gene encoding protein turtle homolog A isoform X3 has protein sequence MIKHGIIFLLLLVLPGWQEALGSVSVRTVEVDIGQNLTIACTDENVSRHPGNYSNVMWVREGRKDGQVRRMKIGSNKALELVNVSLDDAGNYFCTLDNDANAVKTRINIQVKTPPPALHNVWVKPSTILANILWEVAGTGGYPIIDFTAEYRLKPGVGEEPEDWKPIMPTHIPSNSRQIDVYHLEPNTTYLFRVWATNKLGRGEIVQVEGHTHHTVEELELAKHLLAGVENFDTRIWVAAVGIVMGTLMVLGLGTCYLLYRECKAPSIIEKIITFKSWRIRK, from the exons ATGATCAAGCACGGGATTATTTTTCTACTGCTCCTTGTATTGccag GATGGCAAGAAGCCTTGGGATCAGTATCAGTCAGAACTGTCGAAGTAGACATCGGACAAAATCTAACGATAGCTTGTACTGATGAAAATGTATCACGTCATCCTggtaattattcaaatgtcaTGTGGGTCCGTGAGGGAAGAAAAGATGGCCAGGTTCGGAGAATGAAAATAGGATCGAATAAAGCACTTGAGCTGGTGAATGTTAGTCTTGATGACGCTGGTAATTACTTCTGTACACTTGACAATGACGCGAATGCTGTTAAAACACGAATTAATATTCAAGTTAAGA CACCTCCGCCAGCACTTCACAATGTCTGGGTCAAACCATCGACGATACTCGCAAATATTTTATGGGAAGTAGCAGGTACTGGTGGTTATCCAATAATTGACTTCACTGCCGAATATCGTCTTAAACCAGGTGTAGGTGAAGAACCTGAAGACTGGAAACCGATTATGCCGACGCACATTCCTTCAAATTct AGACAAATTGACGTTTATCATCTGGAGCCAAACACAACGTACTTGTTTCGCGTATGGGCAACAAATAAACTTGGCCGTGGTGAAATCGTTCAAGTTGAAGGTCATACTCATCACACCGTCGAAGAAttag aGCTGGCGAAACATCTGTTAGCCGGCgtggaaaattttgatacaCGAATCTGGGTAGCGGCGGTAGGAATTGTTATGGGAACACTAATGGTCCTTGGTTTAGGTACATGCTACCTTCTGTATCGTGAGTGCAAGGCACCCT
- the LOC130664555 gene encoding protein turtle homolog A isoform X5 produces MIKHGIIFLLLLVLPGWQEALGSVSVRTVEVDIGQNLTIACTDENVSRHPGNYSNVMWVREGRKDGQVRRMKIGSNKALELVNVSLDDAGNYFCTLDNDANAVKTRINIQVKTPPPALHNVWVKPSTILANILWEVAGTGGYPIIDFTAEYRLKPGVGEEPEDWKPIMPTHIPSNSRQIDVYHLEPNTTYLFRVWATNKLGRGEIVQVEGHTHHTVEELELAKHLLAGVENFDTRIWVAAVGIVMGTLMVLGLGTCYLLYRECKAPSGGSGSD; encoded by the exons ATGATCAAGCACGGGATTATTTTTCTACTGCTCCTTGTATTGccag GATGGCAAGAAGCCTTGGGATCAGTATCAGTCAGAACTGTCGAAGTAGACATCGGACAAAATCTAACGATAGCTTGTACTGATGAAAATGTATCACGTCATCCTggtaattattcaaatgtcaTGTGGGTCCGTGAGGGAAGAAAAGATGGCCAGGTTCGGAGAATGAAAATAGGATCGAATAAAGCACTTGAGCTGGTGAATGTTAGTCTTGATGACGCTGGTAATTACTTCTGTACACTTGACAATGACGCGAATGCTGTTAAAACACGAATTAATATTCAAGTTAAGA CACCTCCGCCAGCACTTCACAATGTCTGGGTCAAACCATCGACGATACTCGCAAATATTTTATGGGAAGTAGCAGGTACTGGTGGTTATCCAATAATTGACTTCACTGCCGAATATCGTCTTAAACCAGGTGTAGGTGAAGAACCTGAAGACTGGAAACCGATTATGCCGACGCACATTCCTTCAAATTct AGACAAATTGACGTTTATCATCTGGAGCCAAACACAACGTACTTGTTTCGCGTATGGGCAACAAATAAACTTGGCCGTGGTGAAATCGTTCAAGTTGAAGGTCATACTCATCACACCGTCGAAGAAttag aGCTGGCGAAACATCTGTTAGCCGGCgtggaaaattttgatacaCGAATCTGGGTAGCGGCGGTAGGAATTGTTATGGGAACACTAATGGTCCTTGGTTTAGGTACATGCTACCTTCTGTATCGTGAGTGCAAGGCACCCT